Proteins encoded within one genomic window of Arcobacter sp. F2176:
- a CDS encoding CcoQ/FixQ family Cbb3-type cytochrome c oxidase assembly chaperone, with protein sequence MSHEELVDLQGYLKFFLLLVVFIIFYSYAYSIYKRDKKGKRDFEKYSNLVHDDSIDSEPLEDRNNNLDEKEKEK encoded by the coding sequence ATGAGTCATGAAGAACTAGTTGATTTACAAGGGTATTTGAAATTTTTTCTTTTACTTGTAGTATTTATTATATTTTACTCTTACGCTTATTCTATATATAAAAGGGATAAAAAAGGTAAGAGAGATTTTGAAAAATATTCAAACTTAGTACACGATGATTCGATTGACTCTGAACCTCTTGAAGATAGAAACAACAATTTAGA